The genomic interval TAGCGCAGAGCTTTTTAAAGATTTGTGTGTTGGGGATGTCGTGCTTTTCAGCAATGAAAAACTGGGAGTTAGGGATATGCGCCTCAGAATTTTAAATCTTGGCGGCGAAAAAGATGAGCCAAGTATTGAAGTTGAAGCCGTAGAGGATGTATTTGCCCTAAAAAATCTAACCGTAACATCCGTGCAAGACAGTCTTTATAAGCCGGTTGATTTAAAAGTCGGCGCTATTGAATACTTTGGCGCAGTAGAGGCTACCATAGAAAACGGAAGCGAACAAGGAATAATTCCTATGGCAATCGCACCAACTGGAATGGTGCAGTATTTTACCGCAAGCGACGGACTTAGCGGCAAAACGGTAAATCTCGACAAAACTTGGGCTTTAGCAGAGCTTAACGAGCCTTTACAAATCACAAACGAAGTCGCAAGAGAGGCAAAATTTATAATTAAAGAAATCACGCCGCTTTGGGCTGTAAATGCCACTGAGGCAGGCTGGCAACGTTTAAAAATGACTTGCCTAATAAATGATGAGTATATCAACTTTAAAACGCGTAAAAGTCTAGGTAACGGGCTTTGGGAAGTGTCGTGTTTAATACGGGGCTTAAGCGGCAAAAAGATAACTTCGCATCAAAAAGGCGTTAAGGTTTGGTTTGCACCAAAAGATGCCAACGATTTACAGGTTTTACCGATTATCTCGCCAAATACGACAATTTATTTCAAGGCAGGCAACTTTGCAGACAGCACGGAAACAAAAAAGCTTGATTTTTCTCATAGTGGAAAAGCAAAAATGCCATATCCTATAAGCAATTTAAAAGCGTGGAAAGAAAACGGAAAAACATATTTTAAGTGGGTGAATTGCGTAAGATTACACGGCGCAAATTTTAGAAGCTGCGATGTTGTGCCGGCAGGAATTGATGAAAATTTAATGGAAAATGAAGTTTTACTTAAGATTTCAGACGGTAAAGAATTTCACATAAAGGCCAATAATTTCGAGTATGAAACGAATGAGCGCTTAACTTATAGATTTTACAACGCAGCTTATATAACAAATATTTTAAGCGAAAAAGTGGAAATTACAATTTAAAGGAGAAAAAAATGTTTTATGCGATAGTTGCCGTAATAACGGCAGTTGCTATGGTTGCGGTGTATCTTTTAATGCCTGTTCCGCCCGAAATGGAAAATGCAAAAGCAAAAGGGCTTGATGAGTTTTCAATGCCCACAAACTCAAATTCCCGCGTTGTGCCTGAGCTTTTCGGCACTTGCGAGCTTAAAGGCAATATTATATGGTTTGGCGATTTAAGAAGCAAAGAAATAAAAAAATAAGGAGCAAATTATGGCAATTTTAGAAAACGGACTTGAAACAATGGAGCTTGGCGCTACGGCGTGGCGAATTATCATAAATGATAATTTTGGGAAACTTTATGTAAAAAATGAGCTTTACAATAAAAACGAAAGTGACGCAAGATATGCTACAAAAAATGGTGACGCCGCTTTGGATTTTACCGTTAAAAATATCGATGTCAAAGGACTTTTAAAGCTTGGCTCGGTTTTACCCGCTGCACCTTTACCCGCTGCAAATCCGTCCGGCTACATAAAGGCTGAAGTCAGTGGCAAAGTTGTAAAAATACCGTATTATGAGGTGTAAGAATGAGCGTATATGATTTTTTAGAGCGCATTAAAGGGCTTATTAGTGAATACGGCGACGTAAAAATAGGTATAGAAAAACTGCAACCGGATAGCTTCCCGCTTCTTAGGGTTGTGCCAAATCAAAATAGCCTTGATGACGGACTCGATCACTGGGCGCAAGATATATATTTTAGTATCTATATAGGCAAAATGATAGATGAGCCTGAAAGTGCCTTTAAATGGGCTTATGATATAGAAAACAAAATTTTTAATAAACTACATAATTTCCAATTTGATGATGGCGGACTGATAAGATTTGTAGAGAGCAAACGGGTTGAGCTATTGGATGATTTTTTGATTATAGAAAGCAGCTATTTTTGTGATAGTTTTAGGCTTTAAAATCGCTTTAAAGTGTGTTTAATTTAGCTCTAAACAGATGCAAAAAATAGATTTTTCTCATTAAAATGAGAATTATTTGAATGAATTTTTTCTCATTTAAGCGAGAATTTTTTTCTCATTTTTGTGGGGATTTACAAAACTTTATAAATTTTTATATACTTTTACTCCTGATA from Campylobacter hominis ATCC BAA-381 carries:
- a CDS encoding phage tail protein — translated: MGKSSGGGNQVIGFAYFLGMAVATATKIDELVKFKFKGDVVKEPHLTSSGSFVAKTGQQMGGGNGSGNKDSTVYFYDGSQSAADPYIAKQTGSSMCYKNTSYFVINGFIGDNVSSCPEYSIIARRTRLGVSWDSGDNLSNINGDINPAHALWYILTAKIKLSEEFLDSSSFEKVAKALKKEGFGISFVMSRSNEAKEWIKEILRTIDGVLYINKSNSKLALKILRDDYNPDNLFKINESNSSNIKFTRKSWDDTYSKCIIKYTDNVQNIEASVSAINTATKNTLGYEKTYECEFMTVSNARNAKIVLNRTMRKMSYPYASVKMQVSAELFKDLCVGDVVLFSNEKLGVRDMRLRILNLGGEKDEPSIEVEAVEDVFALKNLTVTSVQDSLYKPVDLKVGAIEYFGAVEATIENGSEQGIIPMAIAPTGMVQYFTASDGLSGKTVNLDKTWALAELNEPLQITNEVAREAKFIIKEITPLWAVNATEAGWQRLKMTCLINDEYINFKTRKSLGNGLWEVSCLIRGLSGKKITSHQKGVKVWFAPKDANDLQVLPIISPNTTIYFKAGNFADSTETKKLDFSHSGKAKMPYPISNLKAWKENGKTYFKWVNCVRLHGANFRSCDVVPAGIDENLMENEVLLKISDGKEFHIKANNFEYETNERLTYRFYNAAYITNILSEKVEITI